One genomic segment of Ostrinia nubilalis chromosome 20, ilOstNubi1.1, whole genome shotgun sequence includes these proteins:
- the LOC135081868 gene encoding coiled-coil domain-containing protein 115, translated as MQDNKDKPVLNDILDKLAIKHLHLIEEKMRCEMNIESSINNGSIHLAKSRYIMGQSSVSTARLPVENSPEFSASAVCETTPDDDGIMQFKVAESKAENTVNPMRWFGVLVPQNLHKAQGIFQNAINYVVECVNVQLQLLDNMKKMDMLKKYVS; from the exons ATGCAGGATAATAAAG ATAAACCAGTTCTAAATGATATATTGGATAAACTTGCTATAAAACACTTGCATTTAATCGAAGAGAAAATGCGCTGCGAGATGAACATTGAGTCTTCTATAAATAATGGCAGCATTCACTTAGCAAAATCAAGATATATCATGGGTCAGAGTTCAGTGAGTACAGCTAGGTTGCCAGTTGAGAACAGCCCAGAATTTTCAGCATCGGCTGTATGTGAGACTACACCTGATGATGATGGAATCATGCAGTTTAAGGTAGCAGAAAGCAAAGCTGAAAACACTGTTAATCCTATGCGCTGGTTCGGAGTTTTGGTTCCTCAGAATTTGCATAAAGCCCAAGGCATTTTCCAAAATGCAATCAATTATGTAGTAGAATGTGTAAATGTACAGTTACAACTCTTGGATAATATGAAGAAGATGGACAtgttaaaaaagtatgtaagttag